In Flammeovirgaceae bacterium, a single window of DNA contains:
- a CDS encoding peptidase M14 has translation MKAKLSILTTAIMAMAVTVFGQIPKPSETFGFEPGADYKMATYDQMLSYYEKLDAATDRVKVTEIGKSVRGRPIKLIFISSEENMKSLDKWKDISAKMARASVSEEEARRLSKEGKAIIWFDGGMHASEKAHAQMTPELLYRIAAEETDEMKKIRDNVVTLVVPVINPDGLDIEGAWYRKNLGTIYETSGPPILYQEYVGHDNNRDWFMGNMPETKAVMKVLYNEWYPQIVHNHHQSAPAWARIFIPPFRSPVNMKIHPGVTTGVNLVGTAMANRFAMKKMPGAISMTTYEMWWNGGMRTAPYYHNQIGILTETAHTSPTPRFYPPDSIPKAVGGRVASDGISKTVDGTEIFYPYPWKGGESHFRDAVNYMLEASMAVLDLASEKHDELLYNIYSMGKDAIEDKDGAFAYVIPNNQWDKTEAVNMVNVFMRGGIEVTEATSPFQVGDKEYGAGSFIMYGAQSFRPYLADLMEKQNYPDLYQYPGGPPIAPYDLTGWTLPFSMGVHVDRITTPFTAKTKKLNAEINMPAGDLSGKASFGYALSGNENITATVINRLQKAGEKVSIAQAGFTDGKNNFGKGTFVIEKGSQTQKMLADMGKDLGVSFTGLSGKPSVGLKPMKKVKVGLYKSWDANIDEGWTRWVLEQFEFDLDTLHDNNIKGKDLSKYTAIIFPSQSPDDIINGHRPGTMPEPYVGGLGLEGLVSINNYVNNGGVLIMFDQACDLAIDEFNLPVRNSVRGLSSSQFFIPGSIIRMKVNNDDPLAFGMEDEAAASYSRSRAFETIIPSRKAEGGNELIKLPVPRPDVKAVATYAPSDILMSGWALNPNRIKNKGAMMNVAHGNGNVILFGFRPQFRGQSRNTYKLIFNSIYLGATK, from the coding sequence ATGAAAGCAAAATTATCAATATTGACCACGGCAATTATGGCGATGGCCGTCACCGTCTTTGGCCAAATCCCCAAACCTTCGGAAACGTTTGGCTTTGAGCCCGGTGCCGATTACAAAATGGCCACGTATGATCAGATGTTGTCTTATTATGAAAAACTGGACGCGGCCACCGACCGTGTAAAGGTGACGGAAATAGGAAAGTCCGTAAGGGGCCGGCCGATCAAACTGATCTTTATAAGCAGCGAGGAAAACATGAAGTCGCTCGATAAGTGGAAGGACATCAGTGCCAAAATGGCGCGTGCCAGTGTTTCCGAGGAGGAGGCAAGGCGTTTGTCGAAAGAAGGGAAGGCCATCATATGGTTTGATGGCGGCATGCATGCCTCAGAGAAAGCCCACGCGCAAATGACCCCGGAACTCCTGTACCGCATTGCGGCAGAAGAAACGGACGAAATGAAAAAAATTCGCGACAATGTTGTTACCCTTGTGGTGCCGGTAATAAACCCTGACGGGCTGGACATCGAAGGGGCCTGGTACAGAAAAAACCTGGGGACCATCTATGAAACATCCGGCCCCCCAATCCTCTATCAGGAGTACGTAGGCCATGACAACAACCGGGATTGGTTCATGGGCAACATGCCCGAGACCAAAGCCGTAATGAAAGTGCTTTACAATGAGTGGTACCCACAAATAGTACACAACCACCACCAATCGGCCCCTGCCTGGGCAAGGATTTTTATCCCTCCCTTCAGAAGCCCGGTAAACATGAAGATACATCCCGGGGTCACCACCGGTGTCAACCTGGTGGGCACGGCCATGGCCAATCGCTTTGCCATGAAAAAAATGCCAGGCGCCATTTCGATGACCACGTACGAAATGTGGTGGAACGGGGGAATGCGCACTGCGCCCTACTACCACAATCAAATCGGTATCCTTACCGAAACGGCCCACACCTCCCCCACCCCGCGGTTCTACCCACCCGACTCCATCCCAAAAGCCGTAGGGGGCAGGGTTGCCAGCGATGGTATTTCAAAAACGGTGGACGGGACGGAAATCTTTTATCCCTACCCCTGGAAAGGTGGCGAGTCACACTTTAGGGATGCCGTAAACTATATGCTGGAAGCCTCCATGGCCGTGCTGGACCTCGCTTCGGAAAAGCACGATGAACTCTTGTACAATATCTATTCCATGGGGAAAGATGCCATTGAAGACAAGGACGGGGCCTTTGCCTACGTAATCCCCAACAACCAATGGGACAAAACCGAAGCCGTTAACATGGTGAATGTTTTCATGCGGGGCGGCATCGAAGTGACGGAAGCCACCAGCCCCTTCCAGGTAGGCGACAAGGAATACGGTGCAGGCAGTTTTATTATGTACGGTGCCCAATCCTTCCGGCCTTATCTGGCCGACCTCATGGAGAAGCAAAACTACCCAGACCTCTACCAATACCCGGGAGGGCCGCCTATCGCCCCCTATGACCTCACCGGATGGACATTGCCCTTTTCCATGGGGGTACATGTTGACCGAATAACGACACCGTTCACGGCCAAAACAAAAAAACTCAATGCGGAAATCAACATGCCGGCCGGTGACCTGTCTGGCAAAGCATCGTTTGGATATGCCCTGAGTGGAAATGAAAACATTACGGCCACGGTGATAAACCGGTTGCAAAAAGCCGGTGAAAAGGTCTCCATTGCGCAGGCCGGATTCACCGATGGCAAAAACAACTTCGGGAAAGGGACTTTTGTCATAGAAAAAGGAAGCCAGACCCAAAAAATGCTTGCCGATATGGGCAAGGACCTGGGCGTGTCCTTTACCGGTTTATCCGGGAAACCTTCTGTTGGCCTTAAGCCGATGAAAAAGGTCAAAGTAGGCCTTTACAAATCCTGGGACGCCAACATAGACGAAGGATGGACCCGTTGGGTGCTGGAGCAGTTTGAATTTGACCTGGATACTTTGCACGACAACAACATTAAAGGCAAGGATTTGAGCAAATACACGGCCATTATTTTCCCATCCCAGTCCCCTGATGATATCATTAACGGGCACCGGCCGGGCACGATGCCTGAGCCATATGTGGGCGGCCTGGGATTGGAAGGGTTGGTGTCGATCAACAACTATGTAAACAATGGTGGCGTTTTGATAATGTTTGACCAGGCGTGCGACCTTGCCATTGATGAATTCAACCTTCCGGTCAGGAATTCCGTACGGGGGCTGTCTTCCAGTCAGTTTTTCATACCAGGATCGATCATCAGGATGAAGGTAAACAATGATGATCCGCTGGCCTTTGGCATGGAGGATGAGGCCGCGGCCTCCTATTCAAGGAGCCGGGCTTTCGAGACCATCATCCCTTCACGAAAGGCAGAAGGTGGGAACGAATTGATCAAATTGCCCGTGCCCCGTCCCGATGTGAAGGCGGTGGCCACCTACGCCCCTTCCGATATATTAATGAGTGGCTGGGCACTCAACCCCAACAGGATAAAAAACAAAGGGGCCATGATGAACGTGGCCCACGGAAATGGAAATGTCATCCTGTTTGGCTTCCGCCCCCAGTTTCGCGGGCAGTCGCGCAATACATACAAGTTGATTTTCAACTCGATTTATTTGGGTGCTACTAAATAG
- a CDS encoding RidA family protein: protein MCQQAEKPEVSFVSHEEFRKANLPFSEAVIVGNMIYLSGQVGSTLERPMVLVGGGIKSEAGQALENIKRVLEENGASMENVVKCTVMLADINEWADFNAEYIKYFPGDKPARSAFATNGLALGARVEIECIAVMKK from the coding sequence ATGTGCCAGCAAGCGGAAAAACCGGAAGTGTCATTTGTTTCGCATGAAGAATTCAGAAAAGCCAACCTCCCTTTTTCGGAGGCGGTCATTGTCGGCAATATGATCTATCTTTCCGGGCAGGTTGGAAGCACACTGGAAAGGCCAATGGTGTTGGTAGGGGGCGGCATAAAAAGCGAAGCGGGACAGGCGCTCGAAAACATAAAAAGGGTGCTTGAAGAAAATGGGGCTTCAATGGAAAATGTGGTGAAATGCACGGTCATGTTGGCGGATATCAATGAGTGGGCTGATTTTAATGCCGAGTACATCAAATATTTTCCTGGCGATAAACCCGCCAGGAGCGCCTTTGCCACCAATGGCCTGGCCCTGGGCGCCCGTGTGGAAATTGAATGCATTGCCGTGATGAAAAAATGA
- a CDS encoding YdeI/OmpD-associated family protein — protein MKPRFFAKPSHFREWLEKNHSSRTELLVGFYKKATGKPSITWPESVDQALCFGWIDGVRKSLDGDSYTIRFTPRKAKSHWSAVNLRRFDELRKMGLVHPKGLEAFERMDEKNSKQASFEQKKVVLDKKFKEKLQENPKAWAFFQKLAPSYKRASTWWVINAKREETKWGRLDILIKSCAAGKKIPILTASKKK, from the coding sequence ATGAAGCCCCGGTTTTTCGCAAAACCCTCCCACTTTAGGGAATGGCTGGAAAAAAACCATTCTTCCCGTACGGAACTCCTGGTTGGGTTTTATAAGAAAGCCACAGGCAAACCAAGCATTACCTGGCCCGAATCCGTGGACCAGGCCCTGTGCTTTGGGTGGATTGACGGGGTAAGGAAATCCCTGGACGGGGACAGCTACACCATCAGGTTTACGCCCCGAAAGGCCAAAAGCCATTGGAGTGCCGTCAACCTCAGGCGTTTTGACGAATTAAGGAAGATGGGGCTCGTCCATCCAAAGGGGCTGGAGGCTTTTGAGAGGATGGATGAGAAGAATTCAAAGCAGGCATCTTTCGAACAAAAAAAAGTTGTGCTTGACAAAAAATTCAAAGAAAAGCTCCAAGAAAACCCAAAAGCCTGGGCCTTTTTTCAAAAGTTGGCACCTTCATACAAAAGGGCCTCCACCTGGTGGGTCATCAACGCCAAAAGGGAAGAAACAAAATGGGGAAGGCTGGACATCCTGATCAAATCCTGTGCGGCCGGGAAGAAAATACCTATACTTACAGCCAGCAAAAAGAAATAG